GAACGGGAGCCCACGCGGGCGGGCGCCTGAAACAAAGGGAAGCGGGCGTCCGGGCGCCGCGGGTGGGCGGTCAGTCGGTCAGCGCGGAGCCAGCCAGCGGGTGCCCGCGCAAGCCCCGAGCGCGGCCGGCCGGCGCGGCCTCAGGGCGGGAAGATGCCGCGCGTCGTGCCCGACCAGAGAAGCAAGTTCGAGAACGAGGAGTTTTTTAGGAAGCTGAGCCGCGAGTGTGAGGTGAGgcaggcgggcgggcgggcggctaGGAGGCCGCAGCGCGCCCCGAGTGGGCCCGGGCGGAGAAAAGTTTGGGCGGCGCGGTCTCCGGGAGTCCCGGTCGGTGCGCCCGCGGAGGGGCAATCTCGCCGGGGCGGCCATCGCCCGCAGCCTCTGCTTGCCCTTATCGGCGCCGCGCTGGGAGGGCGGGCGCGCGGGCGGCGCCGCGGATTTGGCTCCTGATTTCGGGCCGTCTTGCCTTGCAGATTAAGTACACGGGCTTCAGGGACCGGCCCCACGAGGAACGCCAGGCGCGCTTCCAGAACGCCTGCCGCGACGGCCGCTCGGAAATCGTAAGTCGGCTGGCCCGGGGCGCGCGCGGGTCACTTGTTGCGCGGGGCCGCGGCGGCCCAGGCCGGTTCCGGACGGCGGCGCGGCTGCTGCGGCTCCCGGAACTGAGTGGGCGCCGTCTCACTTCCTACTCGGGATTCAAAATGCGAAACCAGATGCCGCGGGCCGGTGCTCGCGGGGAGACGCTTTTCCTGGGGCTCGCCGCGGTGGCGCGTGTTGGCCAACGGAGCACCGCGAGTGGAGCTCGAACCCGAGCCAGACTAAACAAGCGAAGGGCATTGTTTAGGCGGCGACACCGAAGAAGGGTTCAGGGTATTTGTAGCAAGCAAACCCCCATTCGGAAAAAGAAGTGGAGCTTCATTCAAGGTCGGCGTTAGTTTGTTTCTTAGAAGGTAGATCTGCCGGTAATTCTCTGTGTCAAGCAGTCTCACTACCAGATCGCCGAGTAGAAATCTTTCCTCCAGTTATTTATTCTAATAGGGGAGGGGGGAAAAAGGCcctaaaaatgtcattttcttagAATGTTAAGCTTCAGGAGAATCAGAAAGAAACCGTTATCCCGATGTCCTGAGTAGGGCTGCCGTTCCTAAAAACTGCACAGATGGGCAAAACCCACGGTTGATCTCGAGGTCCTTGTTTTAGGAGGCAGATTTAGTGCGTCTTCACCAGACCTtgggttgaaaaaaaaatccaagggtCCTAGTTCCTCTCATCTTTTTGGTTTGCCTTGTTGGAGGTGCTGATGAGGAGGGAGTGGTAGGAAGAAACCAAGAAAAGAGGttgattattactatttttttgaggtagagtcttgctctgttgcccaggctggagtacagtggctcgatctcggctcactgcaaccttcgcctcctgggttcaagcgattttcctgcctcagcctcctgagtagctaggattacaggtgcctgccaccacgtccggctaatttttgcatttttagtagagatggggtttcaccttgttggccaagctggcctcctgacctcaagtgatccgccctcctcgacctcccagagtgctgggattgcaggcgtgagccactgcgtccggcctggttatttttttaaaagttgaagcaCTGTCTAATGGAATGCTGTTACTCTCTGCTCGGTGACTTGGACTCACTGCATTGTTAGAGGCTTGAAGCTAGGTGCGATTTGAATTTGGGTTAACAGTAGGAAGACATTGGAAATTTACTTCTCCCACCCCGTTTATAAaaccagtttatttttattcagatataattcatatgccaTAAAATTCTCCCTTTACATCACTgaactcaaatttatttttaaagaatattttgatattttaagtgaagGATTTTTAGAGTTGTAATAGTGAGAAGATACTGGTTAAATTTATCAGGAGCTCCTGAATATTTGGTCATTAGTGCATGTTATGAAAGAGAGTCTCAAGCTTTTagcccacttgcaaatttcttGGGTGATTGTAGTATTTATATGATTGAAGTGCATAAGACATACTTTTAGGTTTTGGCACTGAGTGGTATAATAAAAGAATTCATTAGCTGGTGCGATGATCGTGTCATCCTTTGCCTGGGTTACCTTTTGCAAAGGGAAGGTGGTACACCTGACGATAGAATTTCCTGGAGGTAAAGGATGCAAGtataaaagataagttacaaagtACTTGTACTCTcactgtttgcttttttgttttgagacggagtctctctctgttacccaggctggaagtacagcagcatgatcttggctcactgcaaccttcgcctcccgggttaaagcgattctcctgcctcagcctcctgagtagctgggattacaggcacacaccaccacgcccggctaatttttttgtatttttagtagagacggggtttcaccatgttggccaggctggttttgaactcctgaccttaagtaatcctcccaccgcGTCTGGTcttgtttcgtttttttttttttaagagagaggtcttgctgtgtggcctaggctggggtgcagtggctgttcacaggcacaatcatgaggcactacagcctcaaacttctgggctcaagcaatcctcttgcctcagcctcccaatagctgggactacaggctcggcGTCACCATACGCAGCCCCATGTGTTGTATTATCATCACTATCTTTGAAAGCTGAATTTTTTTGGAAATTTGGTGAATCATAGCTAGTAGGGTGTTTTCTGTCATCTCAGACTTTGCTGAATGGAATTATGAATTCAACCCATAGGATATCTGAAATGCTGTAATATTATAGTAGTATTATAGGTGGTTAGTGTTTGTCATGAATTTATTTCCAGGATGAATTAGACATTCTACACCTTCCCTGCTTCCAAATAATCTGATcctcacctgagcccgggaggtcgaggctgcagttagccatgatcgtaccactgcactccagcctgggtgacagagtgagaccctgtctccaaaaataaaacaagtatctGATCCGACACATTTTACAAGTTTTAAATTTCTGCGAAGTATTAAAGGTTAAAGAAGGTAGATTGAATGCTGTGTGAGGTTTGCACTTAAGACGGCTCATgtcttattttgttaaataatgtAACTATTGGTATTTGGAGAGGAATTTCACATTTcctagttttctctctttctagtTTCCCTCCTTTAATTCAGTGTTAACCCACATTTAATTACAGGATCCTTAGCTCCTAGAGGGTAGAGACCTCATTAATTTTGTATAAACCCCTCTGGATACAGCTATTTTTCACAATACCTTTTATATCAGAGGTACTTGATTATTTGAATTTAGAGGCTGCTTAATTTAATGCCTGAAATTTATCTTATGACTTATGAACAGGCTGGGTTTCTTCCTATTTGGCTGTGGAAAAAGGCattattttgcctgttttgaCAGCAGCCATAAATGGCAAGGATATCCATAGTTCTCAAAACTATTCCCAACCTTTCTCCTGCCCCAGTTGTCCTCTTCTTATTTGGAACATCTCCTTGATGTATCAGTGAGGTTAATGAAGAATTCattttgctgttgcccaggctggagtgcagtggcatgatcttggctcagtgcaagtgatgttcaagtgattgtcttgacccagcctcctgagtagctgggattacaggcgtataccaccacgcccagctaatttttgtattttttgtagagacggagtttcaccatgtttgccaggctggtctcaaactcctgacctcaggtgatccaccgacctcggcctcccaaagtgctgggattacaggcgtgagccaccactgccaGCCTCATTTTGCATTTAGATGTGAAATAATTTAAGGGCTGTGTTGATCATCTCTCTTTAACTGTGAAACTCAATCAGCCTCCTTATTTTATGCCAATTGAGTTTTTAACTGTAAAACCCAATCAGCATTAAATAAAAGTGAACACAGGTCGAAGAATCTGTAGTAGAAtctgatttattcttttttgagactggatcttactctgtcactctggctggagtgcagtggtgccatcttggttcactgcaacctccacctcctgcttcagcctcctgacttgctgggattacaggcgcctgccaccacgcctggctggtttttgtatgtttagtagagatgggtttcaccatgttggccaggctggtctccaactcctggcctcaagtgatgtgcccgcctcagtgagccactgcacccagccttgattTATTcttatcaattcttttttttttttgagacggagtcttgctctgtcgcccaggctggagtgcagtggcatgatctcggctcactgcaagctccgcctcctgggttcacgccattctcccgcctcagcatcccgagtaactgggactacagtcgcctgccaccacgcccagctaattttgtttttgtatttttagtagagacagagtttcaccgttttttttgtttttttgttttttttttgagacggcgtcttgcactgtcggctaggctggagtgcaatggcacgatcttggctctcggctcactgcaacctctgcctcctgggttcacacgattctcctgcctcagcctcccgagtagctaggattacaggcgcacaccaccacacccggctaattttttgtatttttagtagagatggggtttcactatattggccagactggtgttaaacttctgacctcgtgatctgcccgtattggcctcccaaagtgctgggattacaggcttgagccactgcacccggcctattcttACCAATTCTTATGTAGTTAAGAATGTTGGAGACGTCTTCAACACTAataatcaaataaagaaaaaatatttataagaagtATGGTTACTCTGTGGTGAGAAGAGTAAAAACTAATACATATTTCTAATTCTAAAGATTGAATGGTAAAAAGTATGTTGGATTGGCACAAGGTGTGCTATTTTATAATTTGTGAAACCTATAAAGCATAAGACAACCTGGAAATCTTAAATATAGGCGTCATACTAGTGTagcattttaatgttttcattttgtttatttttatctttattttcctatGACGATGTTGACACCATATTAATATTTTGGAACAGACTTTTTCCAACTCTTACCTATATGTAGGTATTTCATTAAAAGAATTCCATGGTCACATAAGTTTGGAAAATGTTATTCTAGAATGATCTGTGTTTACCACTTCTGTCTCAGAGAGGGATCTTTATGAGATAATGGACATATAGTGATGAAGCAGGAAATCTCTTCTGAGGTTGGCATCAAGACAGGAGATGAGGTAATACGATCTGCAGAGTGTCTTAGCACAGAACTGATTTGGGGTACACTGGAGGTGGAAGGATTTGCTACTAGGTGAATACTGAAGAAACAAGCCACAGGGATTTTGACACGGGGCAGTCGTTCATGGGCTGTGTCTTTTCTGCCACCACTCTGCTCTGAGAATTTCATTATCTGAAGCTGAAAAAGTTGGCTTTCTTGTTGAGCTTAAAGTTATTTATCATATTATTCAGCAGACACTTTCATAGCATTTACTTGGTACGgttttaagcactttacaaataattaatttgtgaggaaactgagttatGCTTCAGGTCGTACAGCCTGGGCAGTTTCCCtcccagaaacttttttttttttaactagtgtTGGGGGGCTTTTTGTTAAGATTTATGCTCGTAGTACAtgggaagttttttttgttttttgtttttgtgatggagtctcgccttgttgtccaggctggagcacagtggtgcaatctcggctgactgcatgcaacctctgcctcccaggttcaagtgattctcctgcctcatcctcccaagtagctgggattacaggcgtctgccaccatgcccagctaattttttgtatttttagtagagacagggtttcaccatgttggccaggctggtcttgtactcctgacctcagatggtccacctgcctcgcctcccaaagggctgggattacgagtgtgaaccactgctcctggcctgaaagatttttttaaatgatgttgtAATATTGATGTTAGTTCAGTTTCTATGGATATAAAACATTTACCACATGAAAATGGTACCCCAGTTGATTAGGGAAATGCCATCAAAGAGGTTTAGAGATTTAGCATTTAGGTTGACAAGTGTACCGACAGTGCCAGTAATAGAAATAGGAAGTATAATTTTTACCTCTAAAGAATCTAAGCTGTTAACCATCAGGGGAACTATTGGATAGCTAACTTGGTTGATGGCTTTAAACAAATTGCCCCAAATGTGAACCTCTTGATTTGAGATGAAGACTCTATGCATGGAAACCAATTATGCTTCAGAACTTAATTAGTAgaataaaccaaacaaaaaactttttctgGTTTCAGCAAAGAAGAGTTTACATTTAGAtgatgaaaaatgtattttttcaaaaatgcttttacttctttttttcttaatttcctttgggAAAGGGgtaatgtgtttgttttttgcatgAGGGAAATATAGaggtaacttgctcaaggccTACATGAAATGACACTTTATTGAAGTGGTTTTAGATTGTTGCATCTGTTGAGCTCTAACATCcaaatcttttataaatattgGATGAATACTTTTCTCTTTGTTGTAGTCAGACCAAGTTCTCCTAAAGTCAAATGTGAggaaagacatatttttaaaaattatctagggTTTTAGAGAGTACTGTCACATCCCATGCCGATGTATGGTTTATCAGAGGAGAGACAAGTCCAAGTGCATTTTTTATGTACTGCCTGCTATGCAGTGTTTCAGCAAGGGAAATCAAGGAAAATTAAAGTGTCtcatttatacaattttaaattgtggtgttctttaaaattcaaaatctttagattttcagtgatttttacatttaaaaatagaaatttttacatttaaaaatagaagtttttaaaTGCAAAGATGGATGGTGGCTTCTGGTTAGACATTAGCAGTGTGAGATCCTAACGTCAGCAAAAAATGACCTGAAAGAAAGTATTGATTCCATGTCTGATTTTATATTTAAGCAGCCAATGGCAAATGTCCTCAAAATGGAATCAGATGTTTGTAACTTAATACTTAAGAAAAATGATGAGTGcatgttttttttacttttaagtattcTCTGTGCTGCCTGGCTTAAGACATAAActgatgtaaaaataaatgactgCTTGCATAATTTATGTAATGTCCTGCTCCTGATCCTGTTTGTATTGATTTTTCTAAAAGGCTTTTGTGGCCACAGGAACCAATCTGTCTCTCCAGTTTTTTCCGGCCAGCTGGCAGGGAGAACAGCGACAAACACCTAGCCGAGAGTATGTCGACTTAGAAAGAGAAGCAGGCAAGGTAGGAAACATTTCTTTGCAATTTAAAATACTGTGGGTTGTTTTGTTAGAGATTATCtggtaatttacattttaataaagatcACAGATCTGATTATACCAGCATATGCTCAGATTTGTTTTCATTCCATGTTATAAGgatgtaatataattttttttttttgatggcgtctcgctcttgttgcccaggctggagtgcagtggcatgatgttggttcactgcaatctccgccttccagtttcaagcgattctcctgcctcagcctcctgagtagctgggattacaggtacctgccaccacatctggctaatttttgtatttttagtagagatggggtttcaccatgttggccaggctggtctcaaactcctgaccttgtgatccgcccacttctgccccccaaagtgttgggattacaggcgtgagccactatgcctggccaatataattttttaaaaccactgtTAAACTTTTGTATCACTCCATTCCTAATTTCATGTACATAATATTTGTCATAGAACATTCTAACCCTTAAGGAAAGTAACaacaatttctttaaaagtttgaggagatatattttgtttacaaaaatatatgtaagtatagtgctataaaaataaaactaagaggAAATCGGAAAAAAGCCCTCtaggtttaaaaattaatagtattTAGAAATAGCTCATAGGTAACTTTCTAATTCCATTAACAGAGCAAATTTACATTTGAGAAAAACAATGTGAAAACTTTAActtggaaatactttttttttgttttgagaaaaagTTTCTGGGAACATGTCTTACAGTTTCAATGTTAGAAGTTTAggttaaagatacaaaaatataggTAAAATGTTTAAGCTGAGAGGCTTATTTCAGGTCTACGTTAAATGTATTAtgattttggtgattttttttttttttttttttttttgagatggagtctccctctgttgcccaggctggagtgcagtggtgtgatcttggctcacagcaacctccacctcctgggttttaagctattctcctgcctcagcctcctgagtagctgggattacaggtgtgcgccaccacacctggctaatttttttgtatttttagtagagacagggtttcaccatattggtcaggctggtcttgaactcctgaccgtgtgatccacccgcctctgcctcccaaagtggtgggattataggagtgagctactgcacctggcctggtaaATTTTAATGAATAGCATCTTGGATTGGTTGATTCTTGATTGAGAAGTCAAGGAGTTGACTtctagaataaaatttttaaagaagaaaccctcttttaaatatagttttatacTCAAAACACCCTTTTGGATCCAGtttcatacttattttttttgtgtttgtttcgcAGTGTGTTTTTGTACCTGTTTCTATCAACTTACTAAATTAATTTTCTAAGTGTCATCATGAATAGCATAACCTGCcacatttatgtaaaatgtgaGAAATGTCTAAATATTCCTTTGAGAAAATTAAGTTTTTTGTattaagaaaaagatttttaatcgtgtgtatatatatatacgtgtatatacgtgtatatatacgtatatatgtgtgtgtatatgtatatatgtgtgtgtatatacgtatatatgtgtatgtatatacatatatatgtatatataaaatgaatttttatatgtatatataaaatgaattttttgttttctccaatTCTATAGAATTAGATTTGATCTTGGTTGTGCGTGACAAAACAATCTTTGGATTAGAAAAGGGAAAACAGattataagatttaaaaaatgagtactAAGCAAGCAGTTTGCTTTCCTGTATATTAGCTTGTTTGCTTGGAAAATTAAAAGTGAATGTTCCAGATTTTACTATTTGGTAATTCTTACACAATATATAAGAAAGAATTTGAGAAGTCCTTGTAGGATTATTGTTTTTTTTGTGCTTCTGGTGCGTGTATGTGTGactaaatgaagaaattattttttttcttgtttgaataCTTCCTTAAAGTTTGTTTAACATGGTAGCTCAGATACTAAAgacacaaaccaaaaaaaaaaaaatttgttttttgtcagCTTTAGCCCAAAACTATTTTAAGACTTCAAGGGCAACATCTCAGTGTTACTGAAGTCTTCCGGTATTTAATAACTAGTAAATGGGTTGTTAACTCTACCAGAAATCAAGTTTGCTTGAATTAATTTAATGATACTGCTTCACTAGTGTGAAGACCACATAATCCTTGGACTTAAACCATTGAGATGTTTTTAGTTATAtgaccaaaaataacaaaaatgtgagATGGTTTATTCtagtacagtcatgtgtcacttaatggcAGGGATATGTTCTGGGAAATGTGTTGCTGGGTGATTTTtatcattgtgtatatatagagtgtacttacacagatctagatggtatagcctactacacacttaggctatCTGGTATagtctgttgctcctaggctacaaacctgtactgtacagcatgttaccgtACTGAATACTGTAGTCAACTGTAACACAatttggtaagtatttgtgtatcttgatgtatctaaacatagaaaagatatggtaaaaatacagtattaaaaaaatggtatacctgtatagggcacttactttgaatggagcttgcaggactggaagttgctctgggtcaGTCAGTTGAGTAAGTGGTGAATGAATGTGATTCTGTAGATTATATAAACATAGTACGCTTAGGCcacactaaatctataaaaattaagCAATTGCACTGCAGTGTTAAAatggctatgatgtcactaggcaataggaatttttcagattCATTATAATCTTACaagaccactgtcatatatgtgatCCATTTTAGGCTGAAACGTTGTTAAAGCAGTACATGAATGTATTAAAAAGatatgtttttaattctattaGGAAGAGTGATAGAACTATGCAGGCTATcaagaaatgtacattttattaatactggttttagaagtttttttttctgtgaagggaCAAATGTAAATGTTTTCAGTTTTGCAGGCTttcagtctctgtcacaactactcatcTCTGTAACTACTTAACTCTGCTGTTGTGGTGTGAAAGGGACcctagacaatatgtaaacaattgagtgtggctgtgttccataAATGGTGACACTGGTAGAAATCAGTATCTTTCTCTCAGATGTAAATCTGTAAATGTTTATGCATAGGTCATGTATTTCTCAGATAGAATTTTGCCAACATCTGTACTACTTCTGTACTACTttttttctagaagaaaaaaaagcattttaaggCAAAAACTCCTACTGTACTGTTCCATGCCACTGTAATAAAGTTCTCCAGTGAATTTAGAGAAAAGGCATTGCCCTGTGTTTTCTCATCCGTGGAGCTCAGACTGTGGGGTCTc
This sequence is a window from Gorilla gorilla gorilla isolate KB3781 chromosome 18, NHGRI_mGorGor1-v2.1_pri, whole genome shotgun sequence. Protein-coding genes within it:
- the CBFB gene encoding core-binding factor subunit beta isoform X3; this encodes MPRVVPDQRSKFENEEFFRKLSRECEIKYTGFRDRPHEERQARFQNACRDGRSEIAFVATGTNLSLQFFPASWQGEQRQTPSREYVDLEREAGKVYLKAPMILNGVCVIWKGWIDLQRLDGMGCLEFDEERAQARRQQDPSPGSNLGGGDDLKLR
- the CBFB gene encoding core-binding factor subunit beta isoform X2; this translates as MPRVVPDQRSKFENEEFFRKLSRECEIKYTGFRDRPHEERQARFQNACRDGRSEIAFVATGTNLSLQFFPASWQGEQRQTPSREYVDLEREAGKVYLKAPMILNGVCVIWKGWIDLQRLDGMGCLEFDEERAQQEDALAQQAFEEARRRTREFEDRDRSHREEMEVRVSQLLAVTGKKTTRP
- the CBFB gene encoding core-binding factor subunit beta isoform X1, producing the protein MPRVVPDQRSKFENEEFFRKLSRECEIKYTGFRDRPHEERQARFQNACRDGRSEIAFVATGTNLSLQFFPASWQGEQRQTPSREYVDLEREAGKVYLKAPMILNGVCVIWKGWIDLQRLDGMGCLEFDEERAQQEDALAQQAFEEARRRTREFEDRDRSHREEMEARRQQDPSPGSNLGGGDDLKLR